From a single Lactococcus allomyrinae genomic region:
- a CDS encoding T7SS effector LXG polymorphic toxin, with translation MVKLDINEVQEMLNTGKHLESNNASLNITLSTLRNFADESQLKGQTWNSAKTASTDAYVPLIQGQIAYNEAVIAGNKKVQSAVNNFRYPTPLDESLLTVTMDGYTRARNNYVEMVRELTYEMRANPTMVPVYQQLEWEYQGEIESLGDAISELSKQIEALHEFASAVSDAYDEAESIKGNLEKGFSTLGKGGSNAYHNGHFTISAMSDWALSLGEDYELKVNAKKYKQILATLNTAKMSDSEAKAYKNKIRQELAYLDLKGWNETGEKDYVKYLNAEYKNFIKDDILHLTEESQWMAPNGAGSVLIRGLHNFIENSGNDLFIKTTFTSQEGMPKASLSGKSQWSVVMPNGERFDPAFLSYFGEDMPNITIKKTNFEVRSLATSGQRYDPNHPYVYYLFSDGKYDKEATEQFFYEGSSIHSTYFVSSAVEGVKNQVVSGIEEFALFSAIVPVDPEALAGEALIEDAGAGVFAKTDELGKLSAGYRGVQVERLNQIVDNISANQTRLSKSQIQSLIEASDNNITSKTTLLGGWKPNDLSYEQLANRAGYNYYDMGSAYDKLEIKIPTAGQDINEAWLDEKIKAGNDFVLSKDPTAADIGKSYKLELQKLDSNGYIIPDKPSADGLWHITKGGK, from the coding sequence ATGGTAAAATTAGACATCAACGAAGTGCAAGAAATGCTTAACACTGGCAAGCACCTTGAAAGTAATAATGCTTCTTTAAATATTACTCTCTCAACTTTGAGAAACTTTGCGGATGAAAGCCAGCTAAAAGGACAAACGTGGAACTCAGCAAAAACAGCGAGTACAGATGCTTATGTTCCACTTATTCAAGGTCAGATTGCTTATAATGAAGCTGTGATTGCAGGAAATAAAAAAGTCCAGAGTGCTGTCAATAACTTTCGCTATCCGACACCTTTAGACGAGAGTTTATTGACGGTCACAATGGATGGCTATACGAGGGCAAGAAATAATTATGTTGAAATGGTGCGTGAATTGACCTACGAAATGCGAGCCAATCCAACGATGGTTCCTGTGTATCAACAACTTGAATGGGAATACCAAGGCGAAATTGAAAGTCTTGGTGACGCAATTTCTGAGTTGAGCAAACAAATTGAAGCCCTTCATGAGTTTGCGAGTGCTGTGAGTGACGCTTATGACGAAGCAGAGAGTATCAAAGGGAATCTTGAAAAGGGTTTTTCAACCCTTGGCAAAGGTGGCAGTAATGCTTATCATAACGGACACTTTACAATTTCAGCGATGTCTGATTGGGCACTTTCTCTGGGTGAGGATTATGAGCTTAAGGTCAATGCTAAAAAGTATAAACAAATCTTAGCGACTTTAAATACTGCTAAAATGAGTGATTCAGAAGCCAAAGCCTATAAGAATAAAATCCGTCAAGAGCTTGCCTATCTGGACTTAAAAGGCTGGAATGAAACGGGAGAGAAAGACTATGTGAAATATCTCAATGCAGAATATAAAAACTTTATCAAGGATGACATTCTTCATTTGACAGAAGAGAGTCAATGGATGGCACCTAATGGGGCAGGAAGTGTCTTGATAAGAGGGTTGCATAATTTCATTGAAAATTCAGGCAATGATTTATTTATAAAAACAACTTTTACAAGCCAAGAAGGAATGCCGAAAGCTAGTTTGTCAGGGAAATCCCAGTGGTCAGTAGTGATGCCGAATGGAGAGCGTTTTGACCCAGCCTTTCTGTCTTACTTTGGCGAAGATATGCCAAATATTACTATCAAAAAGACAAATTTCGAAGTCCGTTCCTTAGCAACCTCAGGACAGCGGTATGACCCGAATCATCCCTATGTTTATTATCTTTTTTCTGATGGAAAATATGATAAAGAAGCCACTGAACAATTTTTCTATGAAGGTTCAAGTATTCATTCCACTTACTTTGTTTCCTCCGCAGTAGAGGGAGTGAAAAATCAAGTGGTATCTGGTATTGAGGAATTTGCATTATTTTCAGCAATAGTACCCGTTGACCCTGAAGCATTAGCAGGCGAAGCATTGATAGAAGATGCAGGTGCGGGTGTTTTTGCGAAAACAGATGAACTTGGGAAATTAAGTGCAGGTTATCGAGGTGTACAGGTTGAACGACTTAATCAAATAGTGGATAATATTAGCGCAAATCAAACACGTTTATCAAAAAGCCAAATACAATCCTTGATTGAAGCGAGCGATAACAATATAACTTCAAAAACTACTTTGTTAGGAGGATGGAAACCCAATGACCTTTCTTATGAGCAGTTGGCTAACAGGGCGGGATATAATTATTATGATATGGGTTCTGCTTATGATAAATTAGAAATTAAAATACCTACGGCTGGGCAAGATATCAATGAAGCTTGGCTAGATGAAAAAATAAAAGCTGGGAATGACTTTGTGTTGAGTAAAGACCCAACAGCTGCTGATATTGGAAAATCGTATAAGTTAGAATTACAAAAATTGGATTCAAATGGTTATATCATCCCTGATAAACCCTCAGCTGATGGCTTGTGGCATATCACTAAAGGAGGAAAATAA
- a CDS encoding ATP-binding cassette domain-containing protein, with product MMELGVIDLALKFNEQVIFKHANVSFESGKISFVMAPNGTGKTTLIKLLTGLLKVDKGVIANSVQNFDCFVLFDKLSLYGNLTGLENIKLFTEFKIHQRKIEKIALSYFSKKVLNKKVKNYSLGEGKKLSLIIWELLKPQITIMDEVTNGLDYETLKTLREKLNDSKMGKIVLLTGHQFEFYEEMIDSLYVIKNNQIVEIINWGERRLADVYEENFATRAVL from the coding sequence ATGATGGAATTAGGAGTAATAGATTTAGCACTAAAATTTAATGAGCAGGTCATCTTCAAACATGCTAATGTTTCGTTTGAATCGGGAAAAATTTCCTTTGTCATGGCACCAAATGGTACCGGTAAAACGACACTGATAAAACTACTGACGGGATTATTAAAAGTAGACAAGGGAGTAATAGCTAATAGTGTACAAAATTTTGATTGCTTTGTTCTTTTTGATAAATTGAGTTTGTACGGAAATTTGACAGGACTTGAAAATATTAAATTATTTACAGAGTTTAAAATTCATCAAAGAAAAATAGAAAAAATAGCTTTATCTTATTTTTCAAAAAAAGTTCTTAATAAAAAAGTTAAAAATTATTCGTTGGGTGAAGGGAAAAAATTATCTTTGATTATTTGGGAGCTTCTTAAACCGCAAATTACAATTATGGACGAGGTTACAAATGGTCTTGATTACGAAACTCTGAAAACTTTAAGAGAGAAATTAAATGATTCTAAAATGGGAAAAATTGTTTTGCTAACAGGACATCAATTTGAATTTTATGAAGAAATGATTGATAGTTTGTATGTTATAAAAAATAATCAAATTGTTGAAATTATAAATTGGGGGGAAAGAAGGTTAGCAGATGTCTATGAAGAAAACTTTGCAACAAGAGCTGTTTTATAG
- a CDS encoding LPXTG cell wall anchor domain-containing protein, which translates to MFKKEKGFRSWKAGKHWLYSAGVLAILVSGGMAVSNLTPLALHAQAATSMPSDFTQVGSIGSAPLYQTSNTSWTNINGAIKALVNGQTPDYYVGAAKYASDGKTIIAGQPLGWYDGQTQYPVINGGTFGSLLTADPSDLSQPNYNFVNVAIMQKDGFTDSDNFNYITAPGQAVPIYDVGEAYETSTGKFIPVGLKIKINDATYYDSGSSTTPRDVFSDGYKLMVAARNDGNGNITLGYVVVMNGVVAQNNGGGSEGGGSGSGTGNISGGCTTGIPKSVNGIVTYVNENTGEVLPNNSISAVKVADIDAGQSADISSNSLGYFISNPTHLSLQNNVLTASTDHTVTSDASTLDANSYVTLKNINSFALTFTDTLGNQQQGSIVESLFGRSAVSLPVPDLVKNVLTKTETSGASPSGVSQAGAEFELKNENPGKFVNASDTGSDEVEASNGKMNTSSDGTLEFTTGSDGKVGVENLPSVDGNGKTITYQWVEVNAPDGEAISASGSGQEFSANLSTPADSDGNIPTADTNISDKPLLEAQLNKNSTNAAFNNALGDATYEAYNSDGTPITTDDGLDPATGKAADVDVVTGTLVTSVGSGEEGDGPLIVKANAQGQIDVKNMDGTQVSKDITWKEISPAAGHALNNQVATGTFSTTTLNSDKSNFLVTSTTTDKPMGETAIAKLDADTGNSTTQGAATLQGAEFTLEDATGAPVKQSQGVDPKTGAAANVVLTSGTTYAPDANGNIVLVTNDKGVAGQVENLDLTNNLNYQWVETKAPYGYAINDKPDAVTFSPSNTVDTATNNYEDSQKLSATISDRVVDFGFSFTKDAADQGATGLNGAEFTLTPLTGTQNSLGQFDNGKDTNINGQDTFISPDTGLAIPVTDVSQLFLGTTQTSHDYTDPQGNQSAGWVEYNHVQVGKYKLVETSTPKGYAPVDEMEVDILPDTDTTGAPTSYELKVTDTVTGNVLRDETIPVSYSTSQSGRQLIDDNNSLGKFNLGQLIDKLPVPSIDVEKANDAVPDAGKGNDTDADNNVGVNDHDTVATADNAKAGATTTIDFRITNNGTDDLTKVTAKDKTTSGSVDIGAITWTYNGQTVTLNSDGYFVTADGSVLTLSVGQSITGTATLPALPAGQLHTDQIAVSGIGIQSGGDVQDHDNWNGETPKPSIDIEKANGTTPKAGKGNNTDTANNDGTNDHDTAATADKVKNKATTQIYFNGTNNGTEPLTDIKVGDKTTAGSVAIGAITWTYKGQTLKTNADGYLTLQDGTLLTLAPNENITGTGLLPALPAGELHTDNATIAGVGTLDKVPVGDNDNWNGITPLTVKTTAHTTGTDQIFTPSSSTQMYDTVETNAPKGDIQVAYLHKITPDGKDTIVATVSFTIDDATVEAEKDTVLKSIDTSKDVVGTRYVWGEAIFAKGADIKTDKPLATFYDKNDKAETLTPVTTPVALTPAKPNLTIILPDTGTKALAWLTGIGVAILAAVGGTTFYKKRKKGSDKAK; encoded by the coding sequence ATGTTTAAAAAAGAAAAAGGTTTCCGCTCTTGGAAAGCGGGGAAGCACTGGCTTTATTCTGCTGGTGTTCTAGCTATATTAGTTAGTGGAGGAATGGCCGTTTCAAATTTGACACCTCTCGCACTTCACGCGCAAGCGGCGACAAGTATGCCTTCTGACTTTACTCAGGTTGGTAGTATTGGTTCAGCACCACTTTACCAAACATCCAATACTTCATGGACAAATATCAATGGAGCGATTAAAGCACTTGTTAACGGTCAAACACCTGACTATTATGTAGGTGCAGCTAAATATGCTTCCGATGGGAAAACAATTATCGCTGGTCAGCCTTTAGGATGGTATGACGGACAAACACAATACCCAGTGATAAATGGTGGTACTTTTGGGAGTCTTTTAACCGCAGACCCTTCTGATTTATCTCAACCGAATTATAATTTTGTGAATGTTGCCATTATGCAAAAGGATGGCTTTACAGATTCGGATAATTTTAATTACATTACTGCTCCGGGGCAAGCGGTTCCTATTTATGATGTTGGTGAAGCGTATGAAACTTCGACTGGTAAGTTTATCCCTGTTGGATTAAAAATCAAAATCAATGATGCGACTTATTATGATAGCGGAAGTAGTACCACACCACGGGACGTCTTTAGCGATGGTTATAAATTAATGGTCGCTGCTCGCAATGATGGCAATGGGAACATTACCTTGGGATATGTTGTTGTTATGAACGGCGTTGTTGCTCAGAATAATGGCGGAGGCTCAGAAGGTGGTGGCTCTGGCAGTGGCACAGGAAATATCTCTGGTGGATGTACAACGGGGATTCCTAAAAGTGTCAATGGTATTGTTACTTATGTCAATGAAAATACGGGCGAAGTTCTTCCTAATAATTCCATTTCAGCAGTAAAAGTAGCAGATATTGATGCTGGACAGTCCGCAGATATTAGTAGTAATTCTCTTGGATATTTTATTTCTAATCCGACTCATCTGTCACTTCAAAATAATGTATTAACGGCTAGTACAGACCATACAGTCACTTCTGATGCTTCTACATTGGATGCAAATTCTTATGTTACTTTAAAGAATATTAATTCCTTTGCACTTACGTTCACAGATACCCTCGGCAATCAACAACAAGGTTCTATCGTGGAATCCCTCTTTGGAAGAAGTGCGGTTAGCCTTCCTGTTCCTGACCTCGTGAAAAATGTATTAACGAAAACAGAGACATCAGGAGCTAGTCCGTCAGGTGTCTCACAAGCTGGTGCAGAATTTGAATTAAAAAACGAGAATCCTGGCAAATTTGTAAATGCAAGTGATACAGGAAGTGATGAAGTTGAAGCGTCTAATGGTAAAATGAACACCTCATCAGATGGCACACTAGAGTTCACGACAGGTTCAGACGGTAAAGTGGGTGTTGAAAACCTCCCATCAGTAGATGGTAATGGCAAAACAATTACTTACCAATGGGTAGAAGTCAATGCTCCAGATGGAGAAGCGATTTCTGCCTCAGGGAGTGGACAAGAATTCTCTGCGAACTTAAGTACTCCAGCAGATAGTGACGGCAATATCCCAACCGCTGACACAAATATTTCAGATAAACCGTTGCTTGAAGCACAATTGAATAAGAACTCTACAAACGCAGCCTTTAATAATGCTCTTGGGGATGCAACTTATGAAGCCTATAATTCAGATGGTACACCAATTACGACTGATGATGGTTTAGACCCAGCGACAGGAAAAGCAGCGGATGTTGATGTTGTTACAGGAACATTGGTTACAAGTGTTGGTAGTGGAGAAGAAGGAGATGGACCTCTTATCGTCAAAGCCAATGCACAAGGTCAAATTGATGTGAAGAACATGGATGGCACACAAGTCTCTAAAGATATCACTTGGAAAGAAATTTCTCCCGCCGCAGGTCATGCTTTAAATAATCAAGTGGCTACAGGAACGTTTAGTACAACTACTTTAAATAGCGATAAATCTAACTTCCTTGTAACAAGCACAACGACGGATAAACCAATGGGCGAAACAGCGATTGCGAAGCTGGATGCCGATACAGGCAATAGCACGACACAAGGTGCGGCGACTCTTCAAGGAGCAGAATTTACTTTGGAAGATGCGACAGGCGCACCAGTTAAACAAAGCCAAGGTGTTGACCCCAAAACGGGTGCAGCTGCCAATGTTGTTCTGACTTCTGGCACGACTTATGCACCCGATGCCAATGGGAATATTGTGCTTGTCACGAATGATAAAGGTGTCGCAGGACAAGTGGAAAACCTTGACTTGACGAATAACCTCAATTATCAATGGGTAGAAACCAAAGCACCGTATGGTTATGCCATCAATGATAAGCCAGATGCCGTGACTTTCTCTCCTTCCAATACAGTAGATACTGCCACAAATAACTATGAGGATAGTCAAAAGCTAAGTGCTACCATTTCTGACCGTGTCGTTGATTTTGGCTTTAGTTTCACAAAAGATGCGGCAGACCAAGGTGCCACAGGCTTAAATGGTGCAGAGTTTACACTTACACCACTCACAGGCACACAAAATAGTCTTGGTCAGTTCGATAATGGCAAAGACACCAACATCAATGGACAAGATACCTTCATCAGTCCTGATACTGGACTGGCAATCCCAGTGACCGATGTCAGCCAACTCTTCTTAGGCACAACGCAAACCTCTCATGATTATACCGACCCTCAGGGCAATCAATCCGCGGGTTGGGTGGAATACAACCATGTACAAGTCGGGAAGTACAAACTGGTAGAAACAAGCACACCAAAAGGCTATGCGCCAGTAGATGAGATGGAAGTGGATATCTTACCAGATACCGATACCACAGGTGCTCCAACAAGCTATGAGCTGAAAGTTACCGATACTGTGACTGGTAATGTCTTACGCGATGAAACCATTCCTGTCTCTTACAGCACAAGTCAATCGGGACGTCAGTTGATTGATGATAATAACAGCCTTGGGAAATTTAATCTCGGACAACTCATTGATAAGCTCCCTGTGCCAAGTATTGACGTTGAAAAAGCCAATGATGCTGTCCCAGATGCAGGCAAAGGCAATGACACTGATGCGGATAATAACGTTGGTGTCAACGACCATGATACGGTTGCGACTGCTGATAATGCTAAAGCAGGAGCAACGACAACGATTGACTTCCGTATCACCAATAACGGCACAGATGATTTAACGAAAGTCACCGCCAAAGATAAAACAACGAGTGGTTCAGTTGATATTGGTGCGATTACGTGGACTTACAATGGTCAGACTGTCACACTTAACAGCGATGGCTACTTCGTGACTGCGGACGGAAGTGTCCTGACTTTGTCTGTAGGACAAAGTATTACAGGGACTGCTACTTTACCAGCACTTCCAGCTGGACAACTTCATACAGACCAAATCGCAGTTTCGGGTATCGGTATCCAATCTGGTGGAGATGTACAAGACCATGATAACTGGAATGGGGAAACCCCAAAACCAAGTATTGATATTGAAAAGGCAAATGGGACAACTCCTAAAGCAGGCAAAGGCAATAACACCGATACTGCCAATAATGATGGAACCAACGACCATGACACCGCAGCAACTGCCGACAAAGTAAAGAACAAGGCAACCACACAGATTTACTTTAACGGAACCAATAATGGTACGGAGCCTTTGACAGACATCAAAGTCGGGGATAAAACAACGGCAGGTTCTGTTGCTATCGGTGCAATTACTTGGACTTACAAAGGACAAACCCTTAAAACGAATGCAGACGGTTACTTGACGCTTCAAGATGGGACATTGTTGACCCTCGCACCCAATGAGAACATCACAGGAACAGGACTCTTGCCAGCTTTGCCAGCAGGAGAACTGCATACAGATAATGCAACGATTGCGGGCGTTGGAACACTTGATAAAGTGCCAGTAGGGGACAATGATAACTGGAATGGCATCACACCACTCACAGTGAAGACAACTGCTCATACAACAGGCACAGACCAAATCTTTACACCGTCTTCTTCTACTCAAATGTATGACACAGTAGAGACAAATGCACCGAAAGGCGATATCCAAGTCGCTTACTTGCATAAAATCACGCCTGATGGCAAAGACACGATTGTAGCAACCGTGTCATTCACTATCGATGACGCAACTGTAGAAGCGGAGAAAGATACCGTTCTTAAGTCTATTGATACTTCTAAAGATGTGGTAGGTACTCGTTATGTCTGGGGCGAAGCCATCTTTGCCAAAGGAGCTGACATCAAGACGGACAAACCTTTGGCAACATTCTATGATAAGAATGACAAAGCAGAGACATTGACTCCGGTCACAACACCAGTTGCCTTAACTCCCGCGAAACCTAACTTGACAATTATTCTACCTGATACAGGAACGAAAGCTCTTGCTTGGTTGACTGGTATCGGTGTGGCTATTCTTGCCGCAGTTGGTGGGACAACGTTTTACAAGAAACGTAAGAAAGGCTCTGATAAAGCAAAATAA
- a CDS encoding class A sortase — translation MVLIGLVLTFQVPLTHWFVNHFQQKYALQSLSKDQLKANQKKGNFDSSNVKTVNFLDAAKAQMENHNYPVIGAVSYPDLKISLPILNGDGDATMLYGAGTMKPNQVMGQGNYALASHHVSNVYGHSADGLLFSPLQNAKAGQKVYLTDKIKVYEYKTTSVKILLPSQGNVIQDVKGKQEITLVTCYSDDRYRIIVQGKFIKAMPFNNKNAKLFTAQYTQWWK, via the coding sequence TTGGTATTAATTGGATTGGTTTTGACCTTTCAAGTCCCACTGACTCATTGGTTTGTCAATCACTTTCAACAGAAGTATGCGTTACAAAGTCTTTCAAAAGACCAACTCAAAGCGAATCAAAAGAAGGGTAATTTTGATAGCAGCAATGTCAAGACCGTGAATTTTCTTGATGCAGCAAAAGCTCAAATGGAAAATCATAACTATCCTGTGATTGGCGCAGTATCTTACCCAGATTTAAAGATTAGTCTACCTATCTTAAACGGTGATGGAGATGCGACGATGTTATACGGCGCTGGTACAATGAAACCGAACCAAGTGATGGGACAAGGTAATTATGCTCTCGCTAGTCATCATGTTTCCAATGTCTATGGACATTCCGCTGATGGACTTTTATTTAGTCCTCTACAAAATGCTAAGGCAGGTCAGAAAGTTTATCTGACAGACAAAATAAAGGTGTATGAGTATAAAACAACAAGCGTAAAAATCTTGCTTCCAAGTCAAGGCAATGTTATTCAGGATGTTAAAGGAAAGCAAGAAATCACACTTGTGACCTGTTATAGTGATGACCGATATCGAATTATTGTACAAGGAAAATTTATCAAAGCGATGCCATTTAATAACAAGAACGCAAAGCTCTTTACAGCTCAATACACACAATGGTGGAAATAG
- a CDS encoding replication-relaxation family protein, producing the protein MVFEQELHLDFIKLLYPFTWLSYAQINQLWKNASGSKTKMPSGLLKKLESEGIIKRKIAEGRKRGAQYHIRQEKIKQFFSGTTRDVLNNILPAFFRDAFPVKSPSHTINFHNEALKNVLVSFYSPYFDSLVLPRIKTDTKDIIIPDAILCKGDFFSYLEYDNLTEERAALLSKIPRYLYVAKQQPNKKHKLIIVFTDETTIVKGFQRKRKSPPFHRMENFVSAVKKIKALNGLPLVGEISKQENFELYLFTYREAIQYLESLFKGKSFPDYFHREFTMAFGDNFKNLQKQSESLNSQNIESLNQKKSQASKYFFE; encoded by the coding sequence ATGGTATTTGAACAAGAGCTTCATCTTGATTTTATTAAATTGTTATATCCGTTTACATGGCTTTCCTATGCGCAAATAAATCAACTATGGAAAAACGCATCGGGGTCAAAAACTAAAATGCCGTCAGGTTTATTAAAAAAATTAGAAAGTGAGGGGATAATAAAACGAAAAATAGCAGAAGGTAGAAAACGTGGTGCTCAGTATCACATAAGACAAGAAAAAATCAAACAATTTTTTTCTGGAACAACTAGAGATGTGTTGAACAATATATTGCCTGCCTTTTTTCGAGATGCATTCCCAGTAAAAAGTCCATCTCACACTATCAATTTTCATAATGAAGCTTTAAAAAATGTACTTGTTTCATTTTATTCTCCATATTTTGATTCTTTAGTATTACCACGGATAAAAACAGATACTAAGGATATTATAATACCAGACGCTATTCTTTGTAAGGGGGACTTTTTTTCTTACCTTGAATATGATAATCTAACAGAGGAGAGAGCAGCGTTGTTGTCTAAAATACCTAGATATCTTTACGTAGCTAAACAACAACCAAATAAAAAGCACAAGTTAATTATTGTTTTTACAGATGAAACTACAATTGTTAAAGGATTTCAAAGGAAAAGAAAGAGTCCCCCATTTCATCGTATGGAAAATTTTGTTTCTGCTGTAAAGAAAATTAAGGCACTAAATGGCTTGCCTCTGGTTGGAGAGATAAGTAAGCAAGAAAACTTTGAACTTTATTTATTCACTTATAGAGAGGCTATACAATACTTGGAGTCTTTATTTAAAGGAAAATCTTTCCCTGATTATTTTCATCGTGAATTTACAATGGCTTTTGGTGATAATTTTAAAAATCTTCAAAAGCAGAGCGAGAGTTTAAATAGTCAGAATATAGAAAGCCTTAATCAGAAGAAAAGTCAAGCAAGCAAATATTTTTTTGAATAA
- a CDS encoding IS110 family transposase — protein sequence MALKIVYPICCGIDVHKTFVVAVIAHTNDEGITEYIRRRFSTFTNNLKELKQWLEYYSCFDVCMESTGKYWIPIYNVLEDSCNICLAHPKYVKAIRGKKTDKKDAQWIADLYKHDLVSGSFIPPLKIRQLRDLFRYRMKLTQLQTSEKNRYQNCLTWSNIQIASVVSDVFGKSAQNIITSILDNPESLELEALMDRRMKATVEELTLATDCDITPEQANKLRVIKAHFDAITFCKNNLEQLITELGQEYEEQQKLIQTVPGFQKPLTALRILSEIGVDMSQFPTAGKLCSWAGVVPANNESAGKKFSTRISKGGHYLKPLLVEVANAVVRSEKNPELRNKYLQLKKRRGHKKAIMAICHRLLVAVYHVLKKNEVYNPELYQRIEYVTPDKTITLQEAARYAQSHGFKVI from the coding sequence ATGGCGTTAAAAATTGTGTATCCCATTTGTTGTGGGATTGACGTTCATAAAACCTTCGTTGTGGCTGTGATTGCTCACACTAATGACGAAGGAATTACTGAGTATATCCGTCGCCGATTTTCAACCTTTACCAACAATCTTAAAGAACTTAAACAGTGGCTTGAATACTATTCTTGCTTTGATGTTTGTATGGAATCTACAGGCAAATACTGGATTCCAATTTACAATGTCCTTGAAGATTCTTGTAATATCTGTCTCGCTCATCCCAAGTATGTCAAAGCCATACGAGGAAAGAAAACAGATAAGAAAGATGCTCAATGGATTGCGGACTTATACAAACATGACCTCGTCTCTGGAAGTTTTATTCCACCTCTTAAAATTAGACAACTTCGTGATTTGTTTCGCTATCGCATGAAACTTACTCAGCTTCAGACTTCTGAGAAAAATCGCTATCAGAACTGTCTGACTTGGTCAAACATTCAGATTGCAAGTGTCGTTTCTGATGTTTTCGGAAAAAGTGCTCAGAATATTATCACGAGCATCCTTGACAATCCTGAATCACTTGAACTTGAAGCACTCATGGATAGAAGAATGAAAGCAACTGTTGAAGAATTAACCCTAGCAACTGACTGTGATATTACACCTGAACAAGCCAATAAACTCAGAGTGATTAAAGCGCACTTTGATGCCATTACCTTTTGTAAGAACAATCTTGAGCAGCTCATCACGGAATTGGGACAAGAATATGAGGAACAACAGAAGTTGATTCAAACCGTACCTGGTTTTCAGAAACCTTTGACTGCACTTAGAATCTTGTCTGAAATTGGAGTGGATATGTCACAATTTCCAACCGCTGGAAAACTTTGTTCGTGGGCTGGTGTCGTCCCTGCCAACAACGAGAGTGCGGGTAAGAAGTTCTCTACACGCATTTCTAAAGGGGGACATTACCTCAAGCCTTTGCTGGTCGAAGTTGCTAATGCAGTCGTTCGTTCCGAAAAGAATCCTGAACTCAGAAATAAATATCTCCAACTCAAGAAACGTAGAGGTCACAAGAAGGCGATTATGGCGATTTGTCATCGATTACTTGTTGCGGTTTATCACGTCCTCAAGAAGAATGAGGTCTATAATCCTGAGCTTTATCAACGAATAGAGTACGTTACTCCAGATAAGACGATTACACTTCAAGAAGCTGCTAGATATGCTCAGAGTCACGGCTTTAAAGTAATCTAA